Proteins encoded within one genomic window of Granulicella pectinivorans:
- a CDS encoding SDR family oxidoreductase: MTRTALIAGVTGIVGNNLADRLLGHGWQVDGLARKAVGIPKGTRFVAADLTDPASLVRELAGSKPTHVFFTSWLRQATEAENIRVNSAMVRNLLTALEPAGSVEHVALVTGLKHYLGPFESYGKGVLPATPFREDQERLPVENFYYAQEDEVFAAAERQGFGWSVHRPHTIIGYAVGNAMNMGVTLAVYATICRETGMPFVFPGSATQWESLTDMTDAGLLARHLEWASTTPTARDQAFNIVNGDVFRWKWMWARIAGYFGLEPAAFAGEGIPLETQLASAAPVWQGIAERHGLAEPDMTRLVSAWHTDADLGRPIEVVTDMGKSRRMGFLDYESTDESFFRLFGRLRAARLIP, from the coding sequence ATGACTCGAACGGCATTGATCGCAGGCGTGACTGGCATCGTTGGCAACAATCTGGCAGATCGTTTGCTGGGGCATGGGTGGCAGGTGGATGGGCTGGCCCGGAAGGCTGTGGGGATTCCGAAGGGTACGCGCTTTGTGGCGGCTGACCTGACCGATCCGGCTTCGCTGGTCCGGGAGCTGGCTGGTTCGAAACCCACTCACGTGTTTTTTACGTCGTGGTTGCGGCAGGCTACGGAGGCGGAGAATATCCGGGTGAACTCGGCGATGGTGCGGAACCTGCTGACGGCGCTCGAGCCGGCCGGCTCCGTCGAGCATGTGGCTCTGGTGACCGGATTGAAGCACTACCTCGGGCCGTTTGAGAGCTACGGGAAGGGTGTGCTGCCGGCCACTCCGTTTCGCGAGGATCAGGAGCGGCTGCCGGTCGAGAACTTCTACTACGCGCAGGAGGATGAGGTGTTTGCTGCGGCGGAGCGGCAGGGGTTCGGTTGGAGCGTGCATCGTCCGCACACGATCATTGGGTATGCGGTGGGGAATGCGATGAACATGGGCGTGACGCTGGCGGTGTATGCGACGATCTGCCGGGAGACGGGGATGCCGTTTGTGTTTCCGGGCTCGGCGACGCAGTGGGAGAGCCTGACCGATATGACGGATGCGGGGCTGCTGGCGCGGCACCTGGAGTGGGCCTCGACGACGCCCACGGCGCGGGACCAGGCGTTCAACATCGTGAATGGCGACGTGTTCCGGTGGAAGTGGATGTGGGCGCGGATCGCCGGGTACTTTGGGCTGGAGCCGGCTGCGTTTGCGGGCGAGGGGATTCCGTTGGAGACGCAGTTGGCGAGCGCGGCGCCGGTTTGGCAGGGGATTGCGGAGAGGCATGGGCTGGCGGAGCCGGATATGACGCGGCTGGTTTCGGCGTGGCATACGGATGCGGATCTGGGGCGGCCGATCGAGGTGGTGACGGATATGGGGAAGAGCCGGCGGATGGGTTTTCTGGACTACGAGTCGACCGACGAGAGTTTCTTCCGTCTGTTTGGGCGGTTGCGGGCGGCTCGCTTGATTCCCTAG
- a CDS encoding 6-pyruvoyl trahydropterin synthase family protein, which yields MILLTRKAEFSSAHFYWVDAWTPEENERVFGKCANRNGHGHNYTLEVTVGGEVDPVTGFVVDLKLLKDILEKEVVSVYDHRHLNYEVPEFASTVPTTENIAIAIWRRLDGKIPHSTLHRVRVYEMPDLFADFYGESK from the coding sequence ATGATCCTCCTGACCCGCAAAGCCGAATTCTCCTCCGCGCACTTCTACTGGGTTGACGCCTGGACCCCCGAGGAAAATGAACGCGTCTTCGGCAAGTGCGCCAACCGCAACGGCCACGGGCACAACTACACTCTCGAAGTGACCGTGGGCGGCGAAGTCGACCCCGTCACCGGCTTTGTCGTCGATCTGAAGCTCCTGAAAGACATTCTCGAGAAGGAAGTCGTGAGCGTTTACGACCATCGTCACCTCAACTACGAGGTTCCCGAGTTCGCCTCGACCGTTCCGACGACGGAAAACATCGCGATCGCGATCTGGCGCCGCCTCGACGGCAAGATCCCGCATTCCACCCTTCATCGCGTCCGTGTTTACGAGATGCCCGATCTCTTCGCCGACTTCTACGGAGAGTCCAAGTGA